In Methanobrevibacter sp., the DNA window TGCCAATGTATACCAAACTCTTCATCCTGTCAAGCGTTGGAGTATTAATGAATGCACCTAACAGGATAATCAAAGGTAATTTCAGAGCATAAAAGCCATATTTTATCTCCGAAATTAGTGAAGTTTCAATAGCTTCACTAATTTCTTCTGCTCATATTTTTTATATTGAATAATCGCCATATTATATAATAGAGGCTATAAAAATGAAATTGATTCTAGATAGTGAAAATTCACATCCGACAACAATAACAGTCAAAGGAAAGGAAATAACATTGCTGTTGATTGAATCCAGTATACTGATTGATTCATCCCAGATAGCCAAGATTTTTGACAAAAAGGAAAAGACAGTAGCAGGTAAAGTCCAGAAATCCAAACTGGAGAAATATGAAACAGAAAACGTCAAGCTACTCAAGAATTACGGACTGATGCATCTGGATGCAGTCAAACCAAGACCATTCTATGACTTAAGGCAGATGCTGGAAGGACCAGCCTATTACTATTTCAAAAAGGAAGATGAAACTGGTTTGATTGATGTTATTGTCAGAGTAGCTATTGGAAAGCACCGTGAGTGGATTCATAACAGAAACATCAAACATTAACGGCCACTATTGCCTGCTGAAAACTTATTTTTTAAAATGCTTTGATATATATCGGGGTTTAAAAACCAGTCCTGTATCCACAACCCTCAACGTTAATGTCAAAGTGAGTCTATTATATTAAATCTAAAAAGTAGTTATTGATTTTTATCGACACAATCTTTTTGGAAAACATGAGTTATTCCAATACTTTAGCAACACATTATTTTATTATCTAAAATATATAAAAAATATAATAAATAGGATAATACAAATTATAATATATGATAGAAGATAATATTAGCTGGACAAGTTTTTGCCAGGCCATGAATTCAATTGCGTACTGGCTGGTTCAGAATAAAAAGAAGTATAAGAAGCGTGACTACTACCAGATACTAACATTGAAAGGTAGCTGTGCAGATGTAGAAAAGAAAGCAAAGAAATTAGGTTCAGACAAGCTGGTTGCAATGTATACAATGGCAGCAATCAAAGACAATACATCATTGGATTTCATTCCCAATTATGTGATGTTAAAGAACGGAACTAAAATAGATAAGGCAGAATATGTGGACATGGCCATAAGAGTGGAGGCATACATCAGGGCAAACGGAAGGCTTCCAGCTATTGTCTACAGGAAATCAACACTGCCGGACTATAAGGATTCCACAATGAAGCTGTTTGTGAAAACATTCAACTTCAAGGGAAACACCATCGATGAGGCTTTAGCTATTATCTCCAAGGTAAAGTTATACCTGAAATATTTCGATTCACAAAAGACTGACAAGAAAACAATAACAGACGCTAAAGCCGGCAAGGGTTCCAACTGCGTGGACTGGGGACAAGTATATTACCGCATAGCAAAATCATTAGGCTATGATGTACAGTTTGT includes these proteins:
- a CDS encoding pseudomurein-binding repeat-containing protein; its protein translation is MIEDNISWTSFCQAMNSIAYWLVQNKKKYKKRDYYQILTLKGSCADVEKKAKKLGSDKLVAMYTMAAIKDNTSLDFIPNYVMLKNGTKIDKAEYVDMAIRVEAYIRANGRLPAIVYRKSTLPDYKDSTMKLFVKTFNFKGNTIDEALAIISKVKLYLKYFDSQKTDKKTITDAKAGKGSNCVDWGQVYYRIAKSLGYDVQFVHVKCRVSGTGHIRLRLRHSKHTSGNWINRDPAAVADTTSGNVRSIWCEDGNIIAYDPSWIFTDLYSS